TGCCGTACAGGTTCGTGAGTCACTGGATCGGCTGGAGCGCGATAGTCAATATCTGATGGGGCAGCCCAATGGCGGCGCGAATATCGATATCGCCACCATCCCGACCTTCGCCGCGCGCTGGCTTATTCCCCGTCTTGGGCGGTTCCGCGAAAAGCACCCGAATATTATCGTGCATCTTGCCGAACGGATGGAGCCTTTTGTCCTTACTGGAAGTGGGTTTGATGCAGCGATCCATTTCGATCACCCTGCCTGGACCGGAATGAGAATGCATCGGCTGTTGCAGGAGACGTTAGTTCCGGTTTGCCATCCGACGCTTCTCGGTAGCGCGGAAGCGCCGCCATCTCTCGATGAACTGCCGCGCCTTCATCGACGCCAGAATCCGGACGCCTGGCAGCGCTATGCGCAGGAGGCCGGGATTGTGCTGACCAATCCTGCGATCGGCCCGCGCTACGATCTTCACGTCATGCTGATTGAAGCTGCGCTCGCTGGGCTGGGCGTCGCCCTGGTGCCACGTCTCTATGTCGAGACGGAGTTGGCAGAAGGTCGCCTCGTTGCGCCATGGCCCGATGGTCAGTCGATCTCCAAGACCTTCTGTCTCATCCTGCCGGAGCCGATCCGATTGAGCGACGGTCCGATCCAGGATTTTGCGAATTGGCTCCTCATGGAATCGCGGACGGCGAATATAACGATCTGACGGCCGTGGATTTATAGGCCTCGAGAATGTCCGGATTAACACGGCATTGGTTTTCGGGTTTTTGCAGCGGCGGGGCTAGCCGTTTTGAGATCGTTTCAGCAAAAATTCGAAAGACGCCCTGCCGACGCCATTCCCTCCAGAGTGGCGCCTCTGCGGATCGTGATTAATTCATCCCGGCGCGTGCTTCCGCCTTCATCCTGGCGATATCGCGCAGCGCGCCGGCAAGCACATCCGGCGTCTGGGCGCCGCTGACGGCATATTGCTGGTCGAAGATGAAGAAGGGCACGCCGTTGACGCCGATCTTCTGGGCGGCGTCGATTTCGCCGATGATGAGATCGCGATCCGCGTCGGAGGCAAGCAGCGTTGATATGACCGAACGGTCGAGCCCGGCTTCTTCGGCAATGTCGAGCAGCACTGCGTGATCGCCGACATTGCGACCTTGTTCGAAATTCGCCTTGAAGAGAGCATCCACCACCTTGTCCTGCTTTTCGCGGCTTTCGGTGACGGACCAATGGATGAGGCGATGGGCGTCGAGCGTGTTCGGGCCGATCTTGATGGCGTCGAAATCGAACTTGATGCCCACTTCGCGGCCGAGCTCGGTCAGCATCTTGTGTCCCTCAGCGACGCGTTCAGCGCCGCCGAGCTTCTGCTCGAGCGCCTTCTTCTGGTCAACGCCCTCTGGTGGATAGTCGGGATTGAGCCGATAGGGTCGCCAGTTGAGGTCGACGCCTATTTCGTCCTGTACCTCGGCAATTGCCAGCTCCAGGCGGGCCTTGCCGAGATAGCACCATGGGCAGACGACGTCCGAGACGATGTCGATCGTGATGCGTTCCATGGTTTCATCCTTTCGGTTTTCGGGCTGTTCCCCTCCATCTAGGCCTTTGCACCGATGGCTTCAACCGGTTACCGAAAGGGAACCATTGCGATGCTATTGCGCCGAGGCGTCCCACCACGCGGGTAAATAGTAGCCATAGAGCGGCAAAGCCGCGGGATGATCGATGCGGCTGCGCCGCGCAGCCCATTGCTGGTCGACATGATAGAGCGGCACAAGATAATAGCCGGAGATCAGCATCCGATCGAACGAACGCACGGCGTCGCGAAAATCCTCGGCTGAGTGTGCGGTCAGGAAATGCGATATCAAGGTATCTACGTCGGGATCTTCGACGAGGGCAAAGTTGAAGCTGCCTGGCATTTTCGCGGCGGCGGAACCCCAGCGGGCCACCTGTTCGATTCCTGGCGACAACGACGAGGGATAGGATTTGATGATCATGTCGTAGTCGTAGTTGATCGTCCGCAGCTGATACTGTGAATCATCGACCGTACGAATTGTCACCGCGATACCAAGCAGTTCCAGAGACCGGCGGTAGGGGATCGCGATGCGCTCCTGGTCTGCGTTTTGCGTCAATATCTCGAAGCTGAGCTGGCGGCCGTTCTTATCGACCATCTTCTCGCCGCGGATCGTATAGCCACCCTCCTTGAGCAAGGCTACCGCCTTACGCAGGATCTTGCGGTCACGCCCGGAACCGTCGCTGACGGGAAGCCTGTAGGTGCCATCGAGCACGTCCGGATCTATGCGGTCCTTGATCGGACCCAGCATCGCGAGTTCGCGCGCATCCGCGGGAACACCGAAGGACGAAAGATCGGAATTCTGCCAATAGCTCTGCGTGCGCTGGTAGGCGCCCGAGTAGAGATTGCGGTTCATCCATTCGAAATCGAAGGCAAGCGTCAGTCCCTTGCGCACATTCTTGTCGGCAAACATCGGCCGCCGTGTATTGAAGACGAAACCGAGCATGCCGCTTGGCGTTTTCGGCCTAAAGGTCTCCTTGACGATGGCGCCGGAGGTTACTGCCGGGAAGTTGTAAGCCTGCTGCCAATGGCTGGGGCTGCCGTCCGGATAGATATCGACATCGCCTTTCTTGAAGGCTTCGAACAGAGTGGTGTCCTGCAGGAAATAATTGACGGCGATCTCGTCATAATTGTCGATGCCGATTTTTGACGGGAGATTCTTGCCCCAATAGTCGTTACGGCGCTCGAAGACGATGCGCTGGCCGGGATCG
The Rhizobium sp. 11515TR DNA segment above includes these coding regions:
- a CDS encoding DsbA family oxidoreductase, whose product is MERITIDIVSDVVCPWCYLGKARLELAIAEVQDEIGVDLNWRPYRLNPDYPPEGVDQKKALEQKLGGAERVAEGHKMLTELGREVGIKFDFDAIKIGPNTLDAHRLIHWSVTESREKQDKVVDALFKANFEQGRNVGDHAVLLDIAEEAGLDRSVISTLLASDADRDLIIGEIDAAQKIGVNGVPFFIFDQQYAVSGAQTPDVLAGALRDIARMKAEARAGMN
- a CDS encoding extracellular solute-binding protein gives rise to the protein MQALRIAALLFFATLCNAAAAQPLYGIAMHGDPALPADYKHFPYVNPDVKKGGRVSYGVVGTFDNLNPFILKSMRTTARGMWDPEYGYLLYESLMVRSRDEPFTLYGLLAQTVEWDESRSFIRFNLNPEAKWSDGQPVTPEDVIFTFQLLRDKGRVPFSSWLETIDSMEKVGEHSVLIRFNAKANRETPLIIASSLPILPKHAVDPDGFDQTSLRIPVGSGPYRIKSIDPGQRIVFERRNDYWGKNLPSKIGIDNYDEIAVNYFLQDTTLFEAFKKGDVDIYPDGSPSHWQQAYNFPAVTSGAIVKETFRPKTPSGMLGFVFNTRRPMFADKNVRKGLTLAFDFEWMNRNLYSGAYQRTQSYWQNSDLSSFGVPADARELAMLGPIKDRIDPDVLDGTYRLPVSDGSGRDRKILRKAVALLKEGGYTIRGEKMVDKNGRQLSFEILTQNADQERIAIPYRRSLELLGIAVTIRTVDDSQYQLRTINYDYDMIIKSYPSSLSPGIEQVARWGSAAAKMPGSFNFALVEDPDVDTLISHFLTAHSAEDFRDAVRSFDRMLISGYYLVPLYHVDQQWAARRSRIDHPAALPLYGYYLPAWWDASAQ
- a CDS encoding LysR substrate-binding domain-containing protein, with translation MRRKIPSNSALLAFEASARHGSFARAAEELALTEGAISRQISRLEAFLGVTLFERVGNRVRLLPNGERYAVQVRESLDRLERDSQYLMGQPNGGANIDIATIPTFAARWLIPRLGRFREKHPNIIVHLAERMEPFVLTGSGFDAAIHFDHPAWTGMRMHRLLQETLVPVCHPTLLGSAEAPPSLDELPRLHRRQNPDAWQRYAQEAGIVLTNPAIGPRYDLHVMLIEAALAGLGVALVPRLYVETELAEGRLVAPWPDGQSISKTFCLILPEPIRLSDGPIQDFANWLLMESRTANITI